One Brassica napus cultivar Da-Ae chromosome A1, Da-Ae, whole genome shotgun sequence genomic region harbors:
- the LOC111200425 gene encoding putative nuclease HARBI1, producing the protein MNKNLFLRIVHRLSTEIPYFRPSEDATGRGSLSPLQKCTAAIRQLAYGGAADMVDEYIRLAATTARKCLYNFTAGIISLFGDEYLRHPTPEDLQRLLYENEERGFPGMIGSIDCMHWEWKNCPTAWKGMYSRGTGKPTIVLEVVASYDLWIWHAFFGAPGTMNDLNILDRSPVFDDVINGIAPQVNYYVNGKEYHLAYYLADGIYPKWATFIQSIRLPQTEMQTKFATTQEAVRKDVERAFGVLQARFTVVKNPYKLWDKEKIGNIMKACIILHNMIVEDEKDANTLEEFEDEDLNFTVKRSKNTGCSIARRQEVRNPHTHQQLKQDLVEHIWAKFEHIPI; encoded by the coding sequence ATgaataaaaatttgttcctcCGTATTGTGCATCGCCTCTCCACAGAAATTCCGTATTTCCGACCGTCAGAAGATGCAACCGGACGAGGAAGTCTTTCACCTCTACAAAAATGTACGGCAGCAATTCGACAATTGGCATATGGTGGTGCGGCCGATATGGTAGACGAGTATATACGTCTAGCTGCTACAACTGCTCGAAAATGTTTGTACAATTTTACCGCGGGAATCATCTCCTTGTTTGGCGATGAATACCTACGACATCCCACACCGGAGGATCTGCAAAGACTTCTATATGAGAACGAGGAACGTGGATTTCCGGGGATgattggaagcatcgactgtatgcattgggagtggaagaattgtcccaccgcttggaaaggaatgtattcacgCGGAACCGGAAAACCAACTATTGTCTTGGAGGTTGTCGCTTCGTAtgacctctggatatggcatgcattctttggagctccaggtactatgaacgatcttaatattcttgatcgatcgCCTGTTTTTGATGACGTTATTAATGGCATCGCGCCACAAGTCAACTATTATGTCAACGGAAAAGAGTACCATCTAGCATATTATCTAGCAGATGGTATAtatccgaaatgggcaacttttattcaatctattCGGCTACCTCAAACTGAAATGCAGACAAAGTTTGCTACAACCCAAGAAGCAGTTCGTAAAGATGTTGAGCGTGCCTTCGGAGTCTTGCAAGCAAGATTTACCGTTGTCAAAAATCCTTATAAGTTATGGGATAAAgaaaaaattggaaatattatgaaagcatgtatcatacttcataatatgattgtcgaagatGAAAAAGATGCAAACACTCTGGAAGAATTTGAAGATGAGGATTTAAACTTTACTGTTAAAAGATCAAAAAATACCGGCTGTTCAATTGCTCGTCGGCAAGAAGTTCGGAATCCACATACCCATCAACAATTAAAACaagatttggttgaacatatatgggCTAAATTTGAACATATTCCAATTTAA
- the LOC106363338 gene encoding 3-oxoacyl-[acyl-carrier-protein] reductase FabG has protein sequence MMRNVGSSSSGSKGIAAVVGVGPKLGRSVARKFAHEGYTVAILARDLGRLSRVAEEIAREEKAQVFAIRIDCADPRSVREAFEGVLSLGFVEVLVYNAYHSSSSYTSHHPTSFTHIPFQSFHTSLSVSVFAAFLCAQQVIPGMMEKGKGTILFTGCSASLNGVAGFSELCCGKFALRALSQCLAREYQAFGIHVAHVIIDGVVGPPRETNIPPRGVVAEQSYNCRSEDGEGEGESSGVMGMDPDVLAQTYWSLHVQDRRAWTQELDIRPSNTRF, from the exons ATGATGAGAAACGTAGGAAGTTCGAGCTCCGGCAGCAAAGGCATAGCGGCGGTGGTCGGCGTAGGTCCAAAGCTAGGCCGTTCAGTCGCTCGAAAGTTCGCACATGAAGGCTACACCGTCGCCATTCTCGCCCGCGATCTAG GCAGGTTATCTCGAGTGGCTGAAGAGATAGCGAGAGAAGAGAAAGCGCAAGTGTTTGCTATAAGAATTGATTGTGCTGATCCAAGAAGCGTAAGAGAAGCTTTCGAAGGAGTGCTGTCGTTAGGGTTTGTTGAGGTTTTGGTGTACAATGCTTATCACTCGTCTTCTTCTTACACAAGTCACCATCCCACTTCATTCACCCACATTCCTTTCCAATCTTTTCATACTTCTCTTTCTGTCTCTGTCTTCGCTGCATTCCTGTGCGCCCAACAG gtTATTCCCGGGATGATGGAGAAAGGGAAAGGAACTATACTCTTCACCGGTTGCTCGGCGTCATTGAATGGCGTTGCTGGTTTCTCCGAGCTAT GCTGTGGAAAATTTGCGCTGAGGGCACTTTCTCAATGCTTAGCAAGAGAATATCAAGCTTTTGGAATTCATGTGGCTCATGTTATCATCGACGGTGTGGTTGGTCCTCCAAG AGAAACAAACATCCCACCGAGAGGAGTGGTCGCAGAGCAATCATACAACTGTAGAAGCGaagatggagaaggagaaggcgaAAGCTCAGGAGTGATGGGAATGGATCCTGATGTATTGGCTCAAACATATTGGAGCCTTCACGTTCAAGATCGGAGAGCTTGGACTCAAGAACTCGATATCCGACCATCAAACACAAGGTTCTAG
- the LOC106363337 gene encoding phosphopantothenoylcysteine decarboxylase subunit VHS3, protein MADEKEIIDICSSDEEHEENDIDGQTSEEDKGDEDDDEEEDDDDDDDEEEDDRSLSGDDSEWSEDDSTDSNSDFDDEEDEDDDEDDEEDDEDSLVDKVTRLLKGLSI, encoded by the exons ATGGCAGATGAGAAGGAGATCATCGATATTTGTAGCTCCGATGAGGAACACGAAGAAAACGATATAGATGGCCAGACCAGTGAAGAAGACAAgggagatgaagatgatgatgaagaagaagatgatgatgatgatgatgatgaagaagaagatgatcggAGCTTGAG TGGAGATGATAGCGAATGGAGTGAAGATGACTCCACGGATTCAAATTCAGACTTcgatgatgaggaagatgaagatgacgatgaagatgatgaggaagatgacGAAGACTCTCTTGTAGATAAAGTCACTCGCCTGCTCAAGGGTTTAtctatttag
- the LOC106367493 gene encoding CDPK-related kinase 5 isoform X3: MGLCHSKPPSSDRVPAQNSPLPASESIKPPPNGDNEGKKSPFFPFFSPSPAHSFFSKKTPATSGNSTPKRFFKRPFPPPSPAKHIRAVLARRHGSVKAIPEGGESEVGLDKSFGFSKGFSSKYEVGEEVGRGHFGYTCAAKFKKGDSKGLQVAVKMTTAIAIEDVRREVKILRALSGHNNLPHFYDAYEDHDNVYIVMELCEGGELLDRILSRGGKYTEEDAKTVMIQILNVVAFCHLQGVVHRDLKPENFLYTSKEDTSQLKAIDFGLSDYVRPDERLNDIVGSAYYVAPEVLHRSYSTEADIWSVGVIVYILLCGSRPFWARTESGIFRAVLKADPTFDDTPWPLLSSEARDFVKRLLNKDPRRRLTAAQALSHPWIKDSNDAKLPLDILVFKLMRAYLRSSSLRKAALRALSKTLTVDELFYLREQFALLEPSKNGTISLENIKSALMKMATDAMKDSRIPEFLAQLSALKYRRMDFEEFCAAALSVHQLEALDRWEQHARCAYELFEKEGNRPIMIDELASELGLGPSVPVHAVLHDWLRHTDGKLSFLGFVKLLHGVSSRTIKAH, from the exons ATGGGCCTCTGTCATTCGAAACCTCCAAGCTCCGATCGAGTTCCGGCCCAGAATAGTCCTCTCCCGGCGTCGGAATCCATAAAGCCTCCTCCTAACGGCGACAATGAGGGGAAGAAATCTCCCTTCTTCCCCTTCTTCAGCCCGAGCCCAGCTCACTCCTTCTTCTCCAAGAAGACTCCGGCGACCAGCGGAAACTCCACGCCGAAGCGGTTCTTCAAGCGGCCCTTTCCGCCTCCGTCTCCGGCCAAACACATCAGAGCTGTTCTCGCGAGACGCCACGGCTCCGTGAAGGCCATCCCGGAAGGCGGCGAATCCGAGGTGGGTTTGGATAAAAGCTTCGGGTTCTCGAAGGGGTTCTCGAGTAAGTACGAGGTGGGTGAGGAAGTGGGTCGTGGGCATTTCGGGTACACTTGCGCTGCCAAGTTTAAGAAAGGTGATTCCAAAGGACTGCAAGTGGCTGTTAAG ATGACTACGGCTATTGCTATTGAAGATGTGAGGAGGGAAGTGAAGATATTGAGAGCTTTGTCTGGTCATAACAACCTTCCTCATTTCTATGATGCCTATGAGGATCATGACAATGTCTATATTGTGATGGA GCTATGTGAAGGAGGAGAGCTTTTGGATAGAATACTCTCTAG AGGTGGGAAGTACACAGAGGAGGATGCAAAGACTGTTATGATTCAGATATTGAATGTCGTTGCCTTTTGTCATCTCCAAGGTGTTGTCCACCGTGATCTCAAACCCGAG AACTTCCTTTATACCTCAAAAGAAGACACCTCTCAACTCAAGGCAATAGATTTTGGCTTGTCAGATTACGTGAGACCGG ATGAGAGGCTCAACGACATTGTTGGCAGTGCTTACTACGTAGCACCTGAGGTTCTACATAGATCTTACAGCACAGAAGCTGATATTTGGAGTGTTGGTGTGATTGTCTATATTCTGTTATGTGGAAGCCGACCGTTTTGGGCTAGGACAGAGTCAGGAATCTTCCGTGCTGTTCTAAAAGCAGATCCCACTTTCGACGACACTCCCTGGCCTTTGTTATCTTCAGAGGCAAGAGATTTTGTGAAGCGGTTGCTAAACAAAGACCCTCGTAGAAGATTAACAGCTGCTCAGGCCTTGA GTCATCCATGGATAAAGGACTCAAATGACGCCAAGCTTCCATTGGATATTCTTGTTTTCAAACTCATGAGAGCTTATTTAAGATCATCGTCTCTCCGTAAAGCTGCATTAAGG GCCTTGTCGAAAACACTTACGGTTGATGAACTGTTTTATCTGAGGGAGCAGTTTGCTTTGCTAGAACCTAGCAAGAACGGAACAATAAGTCTAGAAAACATCAAATCT GCTCTGATGAAAATGGCAACAGACGCAATGAAGGATTCACGTATACCTGAATTCTTAGCACAA CTGAGTGCTCTTAAATATAGAAGAATGGACTTTGAAGAGTTTTGCGCAGCGGCATTAAGTGTCCATCAGCTAGAAGCTCTTGATAGATGGGAACAACACGCTCGTTGTGCTTATGAGCTTTTCGAAAAGGAAGGAAACAGACCCATCATGATAGATGAACTCGCTTCG GAACTTGGTCTTGGTCCTTCTGTACCTGTCCATGCAGTGCTTCACGACTGGCTTAGACATACAGATGGAAAGCTTAGCTTTCTTGGGTTTGTGAAATTGTTACATGGTGTGTCTAGCCGCACTATCAAAGCTCATTAG
- the LOC106367493 gene encoding CDPK-related kinase 5 isoform X2 translates to MGLCHSKPPSSDRVPAQNSPLPASESIKPPPNGDNEGKKSPFFPFFSPSPAHSFFSKKTPATSGNSTPKRFFKRPFPPPSPAKHIRAVLARRHGSVKAIPEGGESEVGLDKSFGFSKGFSSKYEVGEEVGRGHFGYTCAAKFKKGDSKGLQVAVKVIPKAKMTTAIAIEDVRREVKILRALSGHNNLPHFYDAYEDHDNVYIVMELCEGGELLDRILSRGGKYTEEDAKTVMIQILNVVAFCHLQGVVHRDLKPENFLYTSKEDTSQLKAIDFGLSDYVRPDERLNDIVGSAYYVAPEVLHRSYSTEADIWSVGVIVYILLCGSRPFWARTESGIFRAVLKADPTFDDTPWPLLSSEARDFVKRLLNKDPRRRLTAAQALSHPWIKDSNDAKLPLDILVFKLMRAYLRSSSLRKAALRALSKTLTVDELFYLREQFALLEPSKNGTISLENIKSALMKMATDAMKDSRIPEFLAQLSALKYRRMDFEEFCAAALSVHQLEALDRWEQHARCAYELFEKEGNRPIMIDELASELGLGPSVPVHAVLHDWLRHTDGKLSFLGFVKLLHGVSSRTIKAH, encoded by the exons ATGGGCCTCTGTCATTCGAAACCTCCAAGCTCCGATCGAGTTCCGGCCCAGAATAGTCCTCTCCCGGCGTCGGAATCCATAAAGCCTCCTCCTAACGGCGACAATGAGGGGAAGAAATCTCCCTTCTTCCCCTTCTTCAGCCCGAGCCCAGCTCACTCCTTCTTCTCCAAGAAGACTCCGGCGACCAGCGGAAACTCCACGCCGAAGCGGTTCTTCAAGCGGCCCTTTCCGCCTCCGTCTCCGGCCAAACACATCAGAGCTGTTCTCGCGAGACGCCACGGCTCCGTGAAGGCCATCCCGGAAGGCGGCGAATCCGAGGTGGGTTTGGATAAAAGCTTCGGGTTCTCGAAGGGGTTCTCGAGTAAGTACGAGGTGGGTGAGGAAGTGGGTCGTGGGCATTTCGGGTACACTTGCGCTGCCAAGTTTAAGAAAGGTGATTCCAAAGGACTGCAAGTGGCTGTTAAGGTTATTCCCAAAGCAAAG ATGACTACGGCTATTGCTATTGAAGATGTGAGGAGGGAAGTGAAGATATTGAGAGCTTTGTCTGGTCATAACAACCTTCCTCATTTCTATGATGCCTATGAGGATCATGACAATGTCTATATTGTGATGGA GCTATGTGAAGGAGGAGAGCTTTTGGATAGAATACTCTCTAG AGGTGGGAAGTACACAGAGGAGGATGCAAAGACTGTTATGATTCAGATATTGAATGTCGTTGCCTTTTGTCATCTCCAAGGTGTTGTCCACCGTGATCTCAAACCCGAG AACTTCCTTTATACCTCAAAAGAAGACACCTCTCAACTCAAGGCAATAGATTTTGGCTTGTCAGATTACGTGAGACCGG ATGAGAGGCTCAACGACATTGTTGGCAGTGCTTACTACGTAGCACCTGAGGTTCTACATAGATCTTACAGCACAGAAGCTGATATTTGGAGTGTTGGTGTGATTGTCTATATTCTGTTATGTGGAAGCCGACCGTTTTGGGCTAGGACAGAGTCAGGAATCTTCCGTGCTGTTCTAAAAGCAGATCCCACTTTCGACGACACTCCCTGGCCTTTGTTATCTTCAGAGGCAAGAGATTTTGTGAAGCGGTTGCTAAACAAAGACCCTCGTAGAAGATTAACAGCTGCTCAGGCCTTGA GTCATCCATGGATAAAGGACTCAAATGACGCCAAGCTTCCATTGGATATTCTTGTTTTCAAACTCATGAGAGCTTATTTAAGATCATCGTCTCTCCGTAAAGCTGCATTAAGG GCCTTGTCGAAAACACTTACGGTTGATGAACTGTTTTATCTGAGGGAGCAGTTTGCTTTGCTAGAACCTAGCAAGAACGGAACAATAAGTCTAGAAAACATCAAATCT GCTCTGATGAAAATGGCAACAGACGCAATGAAGGATTCACGTATACCTGAATTCTTAGCACAA CTGAGTGCTCTTAAATATAGAAGAATGGACTTTGAAGAGTTTTGCGCAGCGGCATTAAGTGTCCATCAGCTAGAAGCTCTTGATAGATGGGAACAACACGCTCGTTGTGCTTATGAGCTTTTCGAAAAGGAAGGAAACAGACCCATCATGATAGATGAACTCGCTTCG GAACTTGGTCTTGGTCCTTCTGTACCTGTCCATGCAGTGCTTCACGACTGGCTTAGACATACAGATGGAAAGCTTAGCTTTCTTGGGTTTGTGAAATTGTTACATGGTGTGTCTAGCCGCACTATCAAAGCTCATTAG
- the LOC106367493 gene encoding CDPK-related kinase 5 isoform X1 gives MGLCHSKPPSSDRVPAQNSPLPASESIKPPPNGDNEGKKSPFFPFFSPSPAHSFFSKKTPATSGNSTPKRFFKRPFPPPSPAKHIRAVLARRHGSVKAIPEGGESEVGLDKSFGFSKGFSSKYEVGEEVGRGHFGYTCAAKFKKGDSKGLQVAVKVIPKAKMTTAIAIEDVRREVKILRALSGHNNLPHFYDAYEDHDNVYIVMELCEGGELLDRILSRGGKYTEEDAKTVMIQILNVVAFCHLQGVVHRDLKPENFLYTSKEDTSQLKAIDFGLSDYVRPGKNSCLLLSLPPQSRRPTFVYYTLSQFHFADERLNDIVGSAYYVAPEVLHRSYSTEADIWSVGVIVYILLCGSRPFWARTESGIFRAVLKADPTFDDTPWPLLSSEARDFVKRLLNKDPRRRLTAAQALSHPWIKDSNDAKLPLDILVFKLMRAYLRSSSLRKAALRALSKTLTVDELFYLREQFALLEPSKNGTISLENIKSALMKMATDAMKDSRIPEFLAQLSALKYRRMDFEEFCAAALSVHQLEALDRWEQHARCAYELFEKEGNRPIMIDELASELGLGPSVPVHAVLHDWLRHTDGKLSFLGFVKLLHGVSSRTIKAH, from the exons ATGGGCCTCTGTCATTCGAAACCTCCAAGCTCCGATCGAGTTCCGGCCCAGAATAGTCCTCTCCCGGCGTCGGAATCCATAAAGCCTCCTCCTAACGGCGACAATGAGGGGAAGAAATCTCCCTTCTTCCCCTTCTTCAGCCCGAGCCCAGCTCACTCCTTCTTCTCCAAGAAGACTCCGGCGACCAGCGGAAACTCCACGCCGAAGCGGTTCTTCAAGCGGCCCTTTCCGCCTCCGTCTCCGGCCAAACACATCAGAGCTGTTCTCGCGAGACGCCACGGCTCCGTGAAGGCCATCCCGGAAGGCGGCGAATCCGAGGTGGGTTTGGATAAAAGCTTCGGGTTCTCGAAGGGGTTCTCGAGTAAGTACGAGGTGGGTGAGGAAGTGGGTCGTGGGCATTTCGGGTACACTTGCGCTGCCAAGTTTAAGAAAGGTGATTCCAAAGGACTGCAAGTGGCTGTTAAGGTTATTCCCAAAGCAAAG ATGACTACGGCTATTGCTATTGAAGATGTGAGGAGGGAAGTGAAGATATTGAGAGCTTTGTCTGGTCATAACAACCTTCCTCATTTCTATGATGCCTATGAGGATCATGACAATGTCTATATTGTGATGGA GCTATGTGAAGGAGGAGAGCTTTTGGATAGAATACTCTCTAG AGGTGGGAAGTACACAGAGGAGGATGCAAAGACTGTTATGATTCAGATATTGAATGTCGTTGCCTTTTGTCATCTCCAAGGTGTTGTCCACCGTGATCTCAAACCCGAG AACTTCCTTTATACCTCAAAAGAAGACACCTCTCAACTCAAGGCAATAGATTTTGGCTTGTCAGATTACGTGAGACCGGGTAAAAATAGTTGTCTTCTACTTAGCCTGCCTCCACAATCTAGACGACCAACATTTGTTTATTATACCCTTTCACAATTCCATTTTGCAGATGAGAGGCTCAACGACATTGTTGGCAGTGCTTACTACGTAGCACCTGAGGTTCTACATAGATCTTACAGCACAGAAGCTGATATTTGGAGTGTTGGTGTGATTGTCTATATTCTGTTATGTGGAAGCCGACCGTTTTGGGCTAGGACAGAGTCAGGAATCTTCCGTGCTGTTCTAAAAGCAGATCCCACTTTCGACGACACTCCCTGGCCTTTGTTATCTTCAGAGGCAAGAGATTTTGTGAAGCGGTTGCTAAACAAAGACCCTCGTAGAAGATTAACAGCTGCTCAGGCCTTGA GTCATCCATGGATAAAGGACTCAAATGACGCCAAGCTTCCATTGGATATTCTTGTTTTCAAACTCATGAGAGCTTATTTAAGATCATCGTCTCTCCGTAAAGCTGCATTAAGG GCCTTGTCGAAAACACTTACGGTTGATGAACTGTTTTATCTGAGGGAGCAGTTTGCTTTGCTAGAACCTAGCAAGAACGGAACAATAAGTCTAGAAAACATCAAATCT GCTCTGATGAAAATGGCAACAGACGCAATGAAGGATTCACGTATACCTGAATTCTTAGCACAA CTGAGTGCTCTTAAATATAGAAGAATGGACTTTGAAGAGTTTTGCGCAGCGGCATTAAGTGTCCATCAGCTAGAAGCTCTTGATAGATGGGAACAACACGCTCGTTGTGCTTATGAGCTTTTCGAAAAGGAAGGAAACAGACCCATCATGATAGATGAACTCGCTTCG GAACTTGGTCTTGGTCCTTCTGTACCTGTCCATGCAGTGCTTCACGACTGGCTTAGACATACAGATGGAAAGCTTAGCTTTCTTGGGTTTGTGAAATTGTTACATGGTGTGTCTAGCCGCACTATCAAAGCTCATTAG
- the LOC106363336 gene encoding phosphoglycerate mutase-like protein 4 yields the protein MQGLVYQEASKLRPEAYKAFSSNRTDVDIPGGGESLDKLYDRCTSALQRIGDKHQGERVVVVTHGGVIRSLYERARPSARKVEKILNTSVNVFRLFDGDKWTIQVWGDVSHLDQTGFLQSGFGGDRTSG from the exons ATGCAAGGTCTTGTGTATCAAGAAGCTTCCAAACTTCGTCCAGAAGCTTACAAAGCCTTCTCATCTAACCGCACTGACGTTGATATTCCA GGTGGAGGAGAAAGTCTCGACAAGCTTTACGACAGATGTACATCTGCATTGCAGAGAATCGGCGACAAACATCAag GTGAGAGAGTGGTGGTAGTGACTCATGGAGGTGTGATCCGATCTCTCTACGAAAGAGCTCGTCCAAGTGCACGAAAAGTTGAAAAGATTCTTAACACTTCGGTCAATGTGTTTCGTCTATTCGATGGAGACAAATGGACTATCCAAGTTTGGGGAGATGTGTCTCATTTGGACCAAACCGGTTTCTTGCAATCCGGTTTTGGTGGTGACAGAACCTCTGGTTAA